A part of Thermodesulfatator atlanticus DSM 21156 genomic DNA contains:
- a CDS encoding type II toxin-antitoxin system VapC family toxin, with the protein MNGKKEYLFDTDILIYFLAGRLPEGILERIDDILKYSFCISIITKLEILGWKGHTEESFRETKSFLEDAVVIGLEDEIVDEAIDLRRRRKIKLPDAVIASTAIVHQKILITNNEKDFKDIVKVWNPLKEI; encoded by the coding sequence ATGAATGGGAAGAAAGAATATCTTTTTGATACTGATATTTTGATATATTTTCTCGCTGGTAGATTACCTGAAGGTATCTTAGAAAGAATAGACGATATTTTAAAATATTCGTTCTGTATTTCTATTATAACAAAATTAGAAATATTGGGTTGGAAAGGTCACACAGAAGAAAGTTTTAGGGAAACCAAAAGTTTTCTTGAAGATGCTGTAGTTATAGGATTGGAAGATGAAATAGTGGATGAAGCGATAGATTTAAGAAGACGGAGAAAGATAAAACTCCCTGATGCCGTCATAGCATCTACTGCTATAGTGCATCAAAAGATACTAATAACTAACAATGAGAAAGATTTTAAGGATATTGTAAAAGTCTGGAATCCATTGAAAGAAATATGA
- a CDS encoding four helix bundle protein encodes ETYSLVDQLKRAAYSVPANIVEGCSKRSKKEFVRYLYISRGSLEELRYFLLLSKDLAYISKEKYNDFEKKLAEISYLLNQLIKSLTSTTSRTSRTSKTSKTSKT; translated from the coding sequence GAAACTTATTCTCTAGTTGATCAACTAAAAAGAGCAGCTTATTCTGTGCCAGCAAATATTGTTGAGGGGTGTTCTAAAAGGAGTAAAAAAGAGTTCGTAAGGTATTTATATATTTCCCGCGGCTCTTTAGAAGAATTAAGGTACTTTTTACTTCTTTCGAAGGATTTAGCATATATTTCTAAGGAGAAATATAACGATTTCGAAAAAAAATTGGCCGAAATAAGCTATCTTCTCAACCAATTAATCAAATCCCTAACCTCTACCACCTCTAGAACTTCTAGAACTTCTAAAACTTCTAAAACCTCTAAAACTTAA